Proteins encoded together in one Gloeothece verrucosa PCC 7822 window:
- a CDS encoding tyrosine-type recombinase/integrase, producing MSSNALTSIPEPSNLVLDEPLPLTMHPAAVYLASLGVGSRRTMREALNVISGLLTDGTCDAMTLNWAALRYTHTAAVRSVLMEKYSPAMANKMLCALRRTLKEARRLGLMSAEDYDRAVDIASVRGTSLLRGRALQKEEITALMSVCISDSTNTGIRDAALLSILMVGLRRSEVVNLDLSDFNARTRGLTIRGAKGKKDRSNYLPVWGVEAVQDWLKVRGYEPGPLLYPLNKARRIIPRRMSEQAVMSALQKRGQQAGIASFSPHDLRRTFISDLLDAGVDLVTVSQLAGHASPSTTSKYDRRGEEAKKRAIDRLNVPYKSREIR from the coding sequence GTGTCCAGTAACGCCCTCACATCAATACCAGAGCCATCAAATTTGGTCTTAGATGAACCTCTGCCCTTAACAATGCACCCGGCGGCGGTATATTTAGCCTCGCTAGGAGTAGGAAGCCGGCGCACCATGAGAGAAGCACTAAATGTAATCTCCGGGTTGCTAACCGATGGGACTTGTGACGCAATGACCCTAAACTGGGCGGCTTTAAGATATACTCATACCGCCGCCGTTCGCTCGGTATTGATGGAAAAATACAGCCCCGCGATGGCCAACAAAATGCTCTGTGCCCTGCGACGAACCTTAAAAGAAGCTCGACGCTTAGGCTTGATGAGCGCAGAAGATTATGATAGAGCCGTAGATATCGCCTCAGTGCGAGGAACGTCTTTACTGCGGGGACGAGCGCTTCAAAAAGAAGAAATAACCGCCCTAATGTCCGTTTGTATTTCAGATTCAACCAACACCGGAATTCGAGATGCAGCCCTGTTAAGTATTCTAATGGTGGGGTTGCGACGTTCTGAAGTGGTTAATCTCGACTTATCTGATTTTAATGCTCGTACTAGGGGGCTGACGATTCGAGGAGCTAAGGGAAAAAAAGACCGAAGTAATTATTTACCCGTTTGGGGGGTGGAAGCAGTACAAGATTGGTTGAAAGTGAGGGGGTATGAACCAGGACCGTTATTATATCCGCTCAACAAAGCTCGACGAATTATCCCTAGACGAATGAGCGAACAAGCGGTAATGTCCGCTTTACAAAAAAGAGGGCAACAGGCAGGAATAGCCTCGTTTTCTCCCCATGATTTAAGAAGGACTTTTATTAGTGACCTTTTAGATGCGGGGGTAGATTTAGTGACGGTATCTCAATTGGCCGGCCATGCTTCTCCTTCTACTACGTCTAAGTATGATAGAAGAGGAGAAGAAGCGAAAAAACGGGCGATCGATAGGCTGAATGTACCATACAAGAGCAGGGAGATAAGGTAG
- a CDS encoding GNAT family N-acetyltransferase, translating into MKRIELLSKEHNREGFDCGEIALNQFLQRTARQHIQKGLSRTFVLVDSEQPSVIIGFFTLTLCEVQVESLPPRWAKKYPAIVPGVKLARLAVSNDHQKQGIGSILLVEAMKKALVIAENAGVIGLFVDAKSNEVKGYYERFGFEGTKEHPLLLFLPLSSVKGLIDA; encoded by the coding sequence GTGAAACGGATTGAACTACTCAGTAAGGAGCATAATAGGGAAGGTTTTGACTGTGGAGAAATCGCCCTCAATCAGTTTTTACAGCGCACGGCACGACAGCACATCCAGAAAGGGTTATCTCGTACCTTTGTTTTGGTAGATAGTGAGCAACCGTCAGTGATTATAGGCTTTTTTACTTTGACCTTGTGTGAGGTACAGGTTGAGAGTCTGCCGCCTCGTTGGGCTAAGAAATATCCCGCGATTGTGCCAGGGGTAAAGTTAGCAAGGCTGGCGGTGTCTAATGACCATCAAAAACAAGGCATTGGGTCTATTTTATTGGTAGAAGCGATGAAAAAGGCTCTAGTGATTGCGGAGAATGCGGGAGTGATTGGGTTGTTTGTGGATGCGAAAAGTAATGAGGTTAAGGGCTATTATGAGCGCTTTGGGTTTGAGGGGACAAAGGAGCATCCTTTGTTGTTGTTTTTGCCGTTATCAAGTGTTAAGGGATTGATTGATGCTTGA
- a CDS encoding DUF1778 domain-containing protein codes for MASTSPKDSRVTARLPASVKETLQKAADLTGATLNQFMVAAAVKEAQEIIKQQQVIYLSSFDADKIFSLIENPPAPNDHLRAAIQRHRAFFSETD; via the coding sequence ATGGCTAGTACCTCTCCTAAAGATTCCCGTGTGACCGCTAGACTTCCTGCATCGGTTAAAGAGACGTTACAGAAGGCGGCGGATTTGACGGGGGCAACGTTAAATCAATTTATGGTGGCGGCGGCGGTTAAGGAAGCCCAAGAAATTATTAAGCAGCAACAGGTGATTTACTTATCTTCTTTTGATGCGGATAAGATTTTTAGCTTAATTGAGAATCCGCCTGCGCCTAATGACCATTTAAGGGCAGCTATCCAACGTCATCGGGCTTTTTTCAGTGAAACGGATTGA
- a CDS encoding helix-turn-helix domain-containing protein, protein MNIKPEDFDPPLKRKEPAVPGYWTVEELATELGVSTRYVHYLIKGDPKKGVRIRLKAYNAGNSLLVSDLDAFKYLWEVRQSKKKS, encoded by the coding sequence ATGAATATAAAGCCAGAAGACTTCGATCCGCCACTCAAGCGGAAAGAACCTGCTGTCCCCGGCTATTGGACGGTAGAAGAACTGGCTACTGAGTTAGGGGTATCAACGCGCTACGTTCATTATTTAATTAAAGGTGACCCGAAAAAGGGGGTTCGCATTCGTCTAAAAGCTTACAATGCGGGTAACTCCCTTCTCGTCTCAGATCTAGATGCGTTCAAATATTTATGGGAAGTCCGTCAATCTAAGAAAAAGTCTTAA
- a CDS encoding bifunctional DNA primase/polymerase, whose protein sequence is MINHYSTLTPCLDANSSTQTTLKFRDIQSEKNTSPRQQVINWLIKNNLPALPVAPAQDPYQHHKEIKQSSSCFAHCPLDKLKPVPLFTGKNPSYLDEKGKPHLVNHRQYQNQLPSAIDLKKWFAHPDNGIGTLGGHNGVHWIDLDLHQFPNQAECEQAFWSILERQPALQNTLLEITQSDGYRIGVRVKKNPGFTNFSLTQGGTHVGECLGEGRFTVLSPTIGPSGKPYRNLNLPDKLVEIDEIDFIYSTKKDNTSSLAESSPKLLFSPQSTSNNIPGSIPLEMLAHNGVQQIINGVDLYDDRSHSLTATIKELFGWENWCNTNGIAYRGTALELIQYAGERLGIDADRIERIIKSVDNPALCTSAAYHKGGDSSCWLKISKLDKPTFEAKCPADISQQIKAEQKNWAKQHSSNGNGNYSPPGNGGDSGGNDDNHNRLSYWKNAPTSWAGEIGYWKEKKKPIKDINGTIVGEQSESEFIPKCNFDFQIERELTDSEGGGILIQIKRVFDKLQKSLLIRNADTLTAKDFNNALVKLYGNGITNNLSTAELNSFIHNLRAYYHYRGGKTYQLAERIGQQDNGTYVFSNCQFDKKGNPLSEEVSGIIFNSNLGLEDKIPSPTILPPDPSALPRLVNAMIKFHGRSQIIPAMFHLGYVAAGIHYQEIMKSEGRFPILNAYGDAGSLKTVSAENALSLVGWVNGNGTFVRITESACYERLKLTGSLPLLFDDPDKSDWLNDLIQRIYNGRAREVRGNMQVPHSPVIVTSNFLIGDNKPACLSRIIPLYHEFNGDGDPSAWDELEQARNNASGCLSQLIALGYQRDSIRSLTHSLRQYLPAAHQRVADGLGLLTYYTMEVAKLSGFDPQAIYDYTVNQLCKTANQTHSAIDSFTDFMEKLIALRGQSVVGEWDNRIVETREGFKGLAVNMSSAWLAIEKTYKPPYSRKLIETQISKNGGILNTVQKFPESADEYKAYKRSLVNGHLDSDSYVAPSEPEQKPRRCHIIPLQLINEYISCFTDDDLPPGGDDNLCGGNSPGGGGNSPDNDPLPNLPKDELASDSQVTSVTSGYIQLHQKCNSSNPFIESDSPYNESPSYIKIEDHLETLADPEPVNVEQNYSPTSGQMFLTETHSEIEPITGDTDSPKNVTSPPENDLKPEPISNTEVTFNQKTPVTGCNSTVTEPLEETINNEGEQEVTETRFPEQKTNELDTDEPLEFDQICFNINLEMTRLGWSSSDGITYLQQTYGKKSRHSLNDGQLIEFWQALSRLTPVDDDSLLPGDLIKHKVCGFGTVKMVKNGQFLAQWNNPQIKKNECPIYTLYIDKVWRKLPISL, encoded by the coding sequence ATGATTAATCACTATTCTACACTAACCCCTTGCCTCGATGCAAATTCCTCTACCCAAACAACCTTAAAATTCCGTGACATCCAGTCAGAAAAAAACACCTCCCCTCGCCAACAAGTAATTAACTGGCTGATTAAAAATAACTTACCCGCTTTACCCGTAGCACCGGCGCAAGATCCTTATCAACACCACAAGGAAATTAAACAATCTTCCTCTTGCTTCGCTCACTGTCCCTTAGACAAACTCAAACCCGTTCCCCTGTTCACCGGCAAAAACCCCAGTTACCTCGATGAAAAAGGAAAACCTCATCTTGTTAACCACCGTCAATACCAAAATCAATTACCCTCTGCTATTGACCTCAAAAAATGGTTTGCTCACCCTGACAATGGAATAGGGACTCTAGGCGGCCATAATGGGGTTCACTGGATAGATTTAGATCTTCATCAGTTCCCAAACCAAGCCGAATGCGAACAAGCGTTTTGGTCAATTCTAGAACGCCAACCCGCCCTACAAAACACCTTATTAGAAATTACCCAAAGCGACGGTTACAGAATTGGAGTAAGAGTTAAGAAAAACCCTGGATTTACCAACTTTTCTCTGACTCAAGGCGGCACTCATGTAGGCGAATGTTTAGGAGAAGGCCGCTTTACCGTATTAAGCCCTACTATTGGTCCATCGGGCAAGCCCTACCGTAACCTTAACTTGCCAGATAAATTGGTTGAGATTGATGAAATAGACTTTATTTATTCCACCAAGAAAGATAATACTTCTTCCCTTGCCGAATCTTCTCCAAAACTCCTTTTTAGCCCTCAATCAACTTCTAACAATATTCCTGGCTCAATTCCCTTAGAAATGTTAGCTCATAATGGAGTTCAACAGATTATCAACGGCGTTGATTTATATGATGACCGTTCTCACTCTTTAACCGCCACCATCAAAGAACTATTCGGGTGGGAAAATTGGTGTAACACTAACGGCATAGCCTACCGGGGGACGGCATTAGAACTGATCCAATATGCAGGAGAGCGGTTAGGAATTGACGCAGACCGCATTGAACGCATTATTAAAAGCGTTGACAATCCTGCCCTGTGTACCAGTGCTGCCTATCATAAAGGCGGGGATTCTAGTTGCTGGTTAAAAATTTCTAAACTCGATAAACCCACCTTTGAAGCCAAGTGTCCGGCAGACATTTCTCAACAAATTAAAGCCGAGCAAAAAAACTGGGCAAAACAACATTCTTCCAATGGAAACGGCAATTATTCCCCCCCTGGTAATGGAGGCGACTCCGGGGGAAATGATGACAATCATAACCGTCTTTCATACTGGAAAAATGCCCCCACATCATGGGCAGGAGAAATCGGTTATTGGAAAGAAAAGAAAAAACCCATAAAAGACATAAACGGCACAATTGTAGGAGAACAATCCGAGAGCGAATTTATCCCTAAATGTAATTTTGATTTCCAAATAGAACGGGAATTAACCGACTCAGAAGGAGGCGGAATTCTCATTCAAATTAAACGAGTTTTTGACAAGTTACAAAAAAGCTTACTAATCCGTAACGCAGATACTTTAACCGCCAAAGACTTCAATAACGCTCTTGTCAAACTGTACGGAAATGGCATTACCAACAACCTATCAACGGCAGAATTAAACAGCTTCATCCACAACCTACGCGCTTATTACCATTATCGAGGAGGCAAAACCTATCAACTGGCCGAGCGAATTGGACAACAGGATAACGGGACTTACGTATTCTCTAACTGCCAGTTCGATAAAAAAGGAAATCCCCTCTCGGAAGAGGTTTCAGGAATTATCTTTAACTCTAACCTCGGACTAGAAGATAAAATCCCCTCTCCCACTATATTACCTCCAGATCCGTCCGCTTTACCCCGCTTAGTCAACGCCATGATTAAATTTCATGGAAGAAGTCAAATTATCCCCGCCATGTTCCACTTAGGCTATGTGGCCGCCGGGATACACTATCAAGAAATCATGAAGAGTGAGGGAAGATTCCCCATTCTCAACGCCTACGGGGATGCCGGTTCTCTCAAAACCGTATCAGCCGAAAACGCCTTATCGCTGGTAGGGTGGGTCAACGGAAACGGAACCTTTGTCAGAATAACCGAAAGCGCCTGTTATGAACGACTAAAATTAACCGGTTCTCTACCTCTGCTGTTCGATGACCCGGACAAGTCCGATTGGCTCAACGATCTGATCCAACGGATCTATAATGGTCGTGCCCGTGAAGTTCGGGGAAATATGCAAGTTCCTCACTCGCCGGTTATTGTTACCAGTAACTTCTTAATCGGTGATAATAAACCCGCCTGTCTGTCGAGAATCATTCCTTTATATCATGAATTCAATGGAGACGGAGATCCGTCCGCCTGGGATGAATTAGAACAAGCGAGAAATAATGCCAGTGGTTGTCTTTCTCAATTAATCGCCCTTGGCTATCAGAGGGACTCTATTCGTTCTCTAACTCATTCCCTCAGACAATATTTACCGGCAGCCCATCAACGGGTGGCCGACGGTTTAGGTCTTCTTACTTACTACACAATGGAAGTGGCAAAATTATCTGGCTTTGACCCCCAGGCTATTTATGATTATACGGTCAATCAATTGTGTAAGACGGCAAATCAAACCCACTCAGCCATTGACTCCTTTACAGACTTCATGGAAAAACTGATCGCTTTACGAGGTCAATCCGTTGTTGGGGAATGGGATAACCGCATCGTAGAAACGCGAGAAGGATTTAAGGGATTAGCGGTTAATATGTCATCAGCTTGGTTAGCCATAGAGAAAACCTACAAGCCGCCTTACTCCCGTAAACTCATTGAAACTCAAATTTCAAAAAACGGCGGAATTCTCAACACAGTACAAAAATTCCCCGAATCGGCTGATGAATATAAAGCTTATAAACGCAGCTTGGTTAATGGTCATCTTGATAGTGACAGCTATGTAGCCCCATCAGAGCCAGAACAAAAACCCCGTCGCTGTCATATTATCCCACTACAACTGATTAATGAGTATATTTCTTGCTTTACAGACGACGATCTCCCTCCTGGTGGGGATGATAATCTTTGCGGTGGTAATAGTCCAGGGGGTGGGGGTAATAGTCCAGATAATGATCCTCTCCCTAATTTGCCCAAAGATGAACTTGCTTCAGATAGTCAAGTTACATCAGTTACATCCGGTTACATCCAGTTACATCAAAAATGTAACTCCTCAAATCCTTTCATTGAAAGCGATTCACCCTATAATGAATCTCCTAGTTACATAAAAATCGAAGATCATCTAGAAACTCTTGCAGATCCTGAACCGGTCAATGTGGAACAAAATTACTCCCCCACATCAGGACAAATGTTCTTAACTGAGACTCACTCTGAAATAGAACCCATCACCGGGGATACGGATTCTCCTAAAAATGTAACTAGCCCCCCAGAAAATGACTTAAAGCCAGAACCCATAAGCAATACAGAAGTTACATTTAATCAGAAAACACCTGTAACTGGATGTAACTCGACTGTAACTGAACCATTAGAAGAGACTATAAACAATGAGGGTGAACAGGAAGTAACAGAAACACGCTTCCCTGAACAAAAGACTAATGAGCTTGACACAGATGAACCATTAGAATTTGACCAGATCTGCTTTAACATCAATCTTGAAATGACGCGACTGGGTTGGTCATCATCCGATGGAATAACTTATTTACAGCAGACTTACGGCAAAAAATCGCGTCATAGTTTGAATGACGGGCAGCTAATCGAATTTTGGCAAGCTTTATCCCGCCTTACTCCCGTTGACGATGACTCTTTAC